One Myxococcus stipitatus DNA segment encodes these proteins:
- the deoC gene encoding deoxyribose-phosphate aldolase — protein MSDSRDLSRFVEEIAARLRRHMSEWMAGSDAPPAEAVAAVEPGAWPSTGPVEMESLRSVADVAPYIDHTLLKPEARTEDVVKVAEEARRYGFATVCVNSSHVATAAKVLEGAKTVPIAVVGFPLGVALPSAKAFEAREAIRAGAREIDMVIHVGALKAREFARVHQDIVAVVEASRPWPVKVILETSLLTDEEKVFACLLSKSAGAAFVKTSTGFGTGGATVEDVALMRLTVGEDVGVKASGGIRSADDAMKMLRAGANRLGASASVAIVTGQVSSAKY, from the coding sequence ATGTCCGACTCCAGGGACCTCTCCCGTTTCGTCGAGGAAATCGCGGCGCGGCTCCGCCGCCACATGAGCGAGTGGATGGCCGGGAGCGACGCGCCGCCCGCGGAGGCGGTCGCCGCCGTCGAACCCGGCGCCTGGCCCTCCACGGGGCCTGTCGAGATGGAGTCCCTGCGCTCCGTCGCGGACGTGGCGCCGTACATCGACCACACGCTGCTCAAGCCGGAGGCCCGCACCGAGGACGTGGTGAAGGTGGCCGAGGAGGCGCGGCGGTACGGCTTCGCCACGGTGTGCGTGAACAGCTCTCACGTGGCCACGGCCGCGAAGGTGCTGGAGGGGGCGAAGACGGTGCCCATCGCCGTGGTGGGCTTCCCGCTGGGCGTGGCGCTGCCATCCGCCAAGGCGTTCGAGGCGCGCGAGGCCATCCGCGCCGGGGCGCGTGAAATCGACATGGTCATCCACGTGGGCGCGCTCAAGGCCCGCGAGTTCGCGCGCGTCCACCAGGACATCGTCGCGGTGGTGGAGGCCAGCCGGCCGTGGCCGGTGAAGGTCATCCTGGAGACGTCGCTCCTGACGGACGAGGAGAAGGTCTTCGCCTGCCTGCTCTCCAAGTCCGCCGGCGCCGCCTTCGTGAAGACGTCCACGGGCTTCGGGACGGGTGGGGCGACGGTGGAGGACGTGGCGCTGATGCGCCTGACGGTGGGCGAGGACGTGGGCGTGAAGGCGTCCGGCGGCATCCGTTCCGCCGATGACGCGATGAAGATGCTGCGCGCGGGCGCCAACCGCCTGGGCGCGTCCGCGTCCGTGGCCATCGTCACCGGGCAGGTCTCCAGCGCGAAGTACTGA
- a CDS encoding TraR/DksA family transcriptional regulator, with product MNAKQREEFKKLLLALHAELTEKAPAKIEPNRTDDARIGGDEDEQPLNEMMQAIASNRNRNSDGVLARVIKALGKLRDDPDAYGECEECGDEIPLGRLRAMPYAELCVTCQGGKDNPKGRHTRRKLTDYT from the coding sequence GTGAACGCGAAACAGCGCGAGGAATTCAAGAAGCTGCTCCTGGCCCTCCACGCCGAACTGACGGAGAAGGCGCCCGCGAAAATCGAACCCAACCGCACGGACGACGCGCGCATCGGCGGCGACGAGGACGAGCAGCCGCTCAACGAGATGATGCAGGCCATCGCCTCCAACCGGAACCGGAACTCGGACGGCGTGCTGGCGCGGGTCATCAAGGCGCTGGGCAAGCTGCGCGACGACCCGGACGCCTATGGCGAGTGCGAGGAGTGCGGCGACGAGATTCCGCTCGGCCGCCTGCGCGCCATGCCCTACGCCGAACTGTGCGTGACGTGCCAGGGCGGCAAGGACAACCCCAAGGGGCGTCACACGCGCCGCAAGCTCACCGACTACACCTGA
- a CDS encoding phospho-sugar mutase, with product MNDTGLRERAEAWRQADPDPTTQAELAEVLARGDHADLADRFAQDLEFGTAGLRGVLGAGPNRMNRAVVRRTTAGLARYLKQHVPDAATRGVVVGRDARRLSAELAEDTAAVLAAEGIPAHVFPVPVPTPLAAYACLHLNAAAAIMVTASHNPPEYNGYKVYWGNGAQIIPPHDTGIAAAIAQVEAANRVPLLTVEAARAKGLWRDIPDALGDDYVRAILGLRVHKKGSDTLSIVYTAMHGVGGVWAERALREAGFPRFTPVAEQQQPDGRFPTVRFPNPEEPGAMDLSTATAERVKADLVLANDPDADRLAVMARDADGALRMLTGNEVGVLLGHFLLTQGTKRARPHVVTTIVSSTQLGAIARALGAAYDEVLTGFKWIANRALERERAEGTQFVFGYEEALGYTAGTVTRDKDGVGAALVMADLAAWCESRKTTVLGYLEEIQRQHGLYVGAQRNVTLPGAAGAQLIRGIMDAFRASPPTHVGGDAVRAVLDYKRGVNGLPPSNVLALEMEGGGRVTLRPSGTEPKIKYYFEHKETPAAGEPLAQARVRAEARLTAFIDAFLALARERGQP from the coding sequence ATGAACGACACCGGACTCAGAGAGCGGGCGGAGGCGTGGCGCCAGGCGGACCCGGACCCCACCACCCAGGCGGAGCTGGCGGAGGTGCTCGCCCGGGGAGACCACGCGGACCTGGCGGACCGCTTCGCGCAGGACCTCGAGTTCGGCACCGCGGGCCTGCGCGGCGTGCTGGGCGCGGGGCCCAACCGCATGAACCGCGCCGTGGTGCGGCGCACCACCGCGGGCCTGGCGCGCTACCTCAAGCAGCACGTGCCGGACGCCGCCACCCGGGGCGTGGTCGTGGGACGCGACGCGCGCCGCCTGAGCGCGGAGCTGGCCGAGGACACCGCCGCCGTCCTGGCCGCCGAGGGCATCCCCGCCCACGTCTTCCCCGTGCCGGTGCCCACGCCGCTCGCCGCGTACGCGTGCCTCCACCTGAACGCCGCCGCCGCCATCATGGTGACGGCGAGCCACAACCCCCCCGAGTACAACGGCTACAAGGTGTACTGGGGCAACGGCGCGCAGATCATCCCCCCGCATGACACCGGCATCGCCGCCGCCATCGCCCAGGTGGAGGCCGCCAACCGCGTGCCGCTGCTCACCGTGGAGGCCGCGCGCGCGAAGGGGCTGTGGCGCGACATCCCGGACGCGCTGGGGGACGACTACGTGCGCGCCATCCTCGGGCTGCGCGTCCACAAGAAGGGCTCCGACACGCTGTCCATCGTCTACACGGCCATGCACGGCGTGGGCGGCGTCTGGGCGGAGCGCGCCCTGCGCGAGGCGGGCTTCCCCCGCTTCACCCCCGTCGCCGAGCAGCAGCAGCCCGACGGCCGCTTCCCCACCGTGCGCTTCCCCAACCCGGAGGAGCCCGGCGCCATGGACCTGTCGACCGCCACCGCCGAGCGCGTGAAGGCCGACCTGGTGCTGGCCAACGACCCGGACGCGGACCGGCTCGCCGTCATGGCGCGCGACGCGGATGGCGCGCTGCGCATGCTCACCGGCAACGAGGTGGGCGTGCTGCTGGGGCACTTCCTGCTCACGCAGGGGACGAAGCGCGCGCGCCCGCACGTCGTCACCACCATCGTCTCCTCGACGCAGCTGGGCGCCATCGCCCGCGCGCTCGGCGCCGCGTACGACGAGGTGCTCACCGGCTTCAAGTGGATCGCCAACCGCGCGCTGGAGCGCGAGCGCGCCGAGGGCACCCAGTTCGTCTTCGGCTACGAGGAGGCGCTCGGCTACACCGCCGGCACCGTGACGCGCGACAAGGACGGAGTGGGCGCCGCGCTCGTCATGGCGGACCTGGCGGCGTGGTGCGAGTCGCGCAAGACGACGGTGCTCGGCTACCTGGAGGAGATCCAGCGCCAGCACGGCCTCTACGTCGGGGCGCAGCGCAACGTCACGCTGCCGGGCGCCGCGGGCGCGCAGCTCATCCGCGGTATCATGGACGCCTTCCGCGCGTCGCCGCCCACGCACGTCGGCGGCGACGCGGTGCGCGCCGTGCTCGACTACAAGCGCGGCGTCAACGGGCTGCCGCCCTCCAACGTGCTGGCGTTGGAGATGGAGGGCGGAGGTCGGGTCACGCTCCGGCCCTCGGGCACGGAGCCGAAGATCAAATACTACTTCGAGCACAAGGAGACGCCCGCCGCGGGCGAGCCGCTGGCCCAGGCCCGCGTGCGCGCCGAGGCGCGGCTCACCGCCTTCATCGACGCGTTCCTCGCGCTCGCCCGCGAGCGGGGACAGCCGTAG
- a CDS encoding YcjF family protein, protein MDLHLAEEIRKQVEEAFRKRGQVNIVIAGRSGVGKSTLVNAVFHGRIADTGQGRPVTREAREYTKDGIPVSILDTRGMELGAFEETLTLLEDLVATRARDADATRHLHCAWLCIGEDSRRVEAGDLEVARMLARHMPVVAVVTKARSDQGFRAEVERLLPMARNVMRVRALHETDDEGHTLHPRGLVELVELTMELVPEAQRNAFAAAQRVSIDQKRRRAHGIVASAAATAAVIGATPIPFADAALLVPTQVGMLAGISSVFGLPLTEAFLSTLVGSVVTGLGATFTGQAIVSGLLKVLPGAGSVVGALIAASTATALTTLFGETYVAVLARLMERRSGELPSEHDVIRAFKEELTLRGATV, encoded by the coding sequence ATGGACCTCCATCTGGCAGAAGAGATTCGCAAGCAGGTCGAAGAAGCCTTCCGCAAGCGCGGCCAGGTCAACATCGTCATCGCGGGCCGCAGCGGGGTGGGCAAGAGCACGCTCGTCAACGCCGTCTTCCACGGGCGCATCGCCGACACGGGCCAGGGCCGCCCGGTGACGCGTGAGGCGCGCGAGTACACGAAGGACGGCATCCCCGTGAGCATCCTGGACACGCGGGGCATGGAGCTGGGCGCCTTCGAGGAGACGCTGACGCTGCTGGAGGACCTGGTGGCCACGCGCGCCCGGGACGCGGACGCGACGCGGCATCTGCACTGCGCGTGGCTGTGCATCGGCGAGGACTCGCGCCGCGTCGAGGCCGGGGACCTGGAGGTCGCGCGGATGCTCGCGCGGCACATGCCGGTGGTGGCCGTCGTCACCAAGGCGCGCAGCGACCAGGGCTTCCGCGCGGAGGTGGAGCGGCTGTTGCCCATGGCCCGCAACGTCATGCGCGTGCGCGCCCTCCACGAGACGGACGACGAGGGGCACACGCTCCACCCCCGGGGCCTCGTCGAACTGGTGGAGCTCACCATGGAGCTGGTGCCCGAGGCCCAGCGCAACGCCTTCGCCGCCGCGCAGCGGGTGAGCATCGACCAGAAGCGCAGGCGGGCCCACGGCATCGTCGCCAGCGCCGCCGCCACCGCGGCCGTCATCGGAGCCACCCCCATCCCTTTCGCCGACGCCGCCCTGCTCGTCCCCACGCAGGTCGGGATGCTGGCGGGGATTAGCAGCGTGTTCGGCCTGCCCCTCACGGAGGCCTTCCTCTCCACGCTGGTGGGTTCGGTCGTCACGGGCCTGGGGGCCACGTTCACCGGCCAGGCCATCGTGTCCGGGCTGCTCAAGGTCCTCCCCGGCGCGGGCTCGGTGGTGGGCGCGCTCATCGCCGCCTCCACCGCCACGGCCCTCACCACGTTGTTCGGGGAGACCTACGTCGCCGTGCTCGCCAGGCTCATGGAGCGCCGCTCCGGCGAGCTGCCCTCCGAGCACGACGTCATCCGTGCGTTCAAGGAGGAGCTGACGCTGCGCGGGGCCACGGTGTAG